The sequence CGTCATGGCAAATCGTGCAACCCATCTCGCCACGCTTGTGCGGACTGCCTGGGCCGACGAACAAGTCCAAACGCGGATGCGAAGCATAAGGCTGCGGCATACCGCGCTTGATCGTCAACTCCAGCGGCTTGCCCCAACTCACGCTACCGCCGATCAATCGCGCCACGCCGTCGGTGCGCTGCGTAATCGAGGCGTCGTCGATCTTGGCAATCACGTCGCCTGGCTCTAAGCCCGCGGCGGCGGCGGGCGTTTCCGACCACACGACGCTGATCGTCACATCACCGGGGCGAGCGCCTTCTTGCGCAACCTGCATCCCATAGGTGACCCGCAACTTGTCGGCTTCGGTCAACTCGGTGGCGGGCGGTTCTTTCGTCGCTCCGGCCGCGGGCTCGGCGGGCGATGCACTGGTTTCGCTCGTTTCCGCTGCCGGCGCGGCACTCGCTTCCGCGGTGGGCGGAGTCGCGGGTGTCGCCAATGTGACCGTCATCAAATGTTCAAGCGGATAGGCCGGATCCGACGCGGTGCCCGGCGCGGTCTTGTCGATGGCTTGATGGCAAGTGGTGCAGCGATCGAATCGCGCCACGTCGCGGAAATTATTGTTGATCGTCAACTTCGGCAGCCAAATCTGGTCCGGCTTCAACGGCCCCATGAAAGCGTCGAGAATCGGCATCTCCAACAGCGACTTGCCGGGATTCGCGGCACGTTCGTACGCGCTGTCTTGCAGGCGTTTGATCGACCCGAGGTGATCGTCGAGCTTCTTCTCCGCGGCGATGACTGGCGCGTTGATCTCGGTGATGATTTTTTCGAGGGCCAGGCGATGCGTTTTGGCCGCTTCGCTGGCGAGCGTCAACTCCGCCGCGACAGCCTTCACGCGATTGACTTCCTTCTGCCGCTGCTCCTGCTCCGTCGCCGGCAACCCATTGTGAACGCCCAGGTCGTAGTCGCTACGAACCTTGTCGAGCAACGATTTCTCAACCTTCAACCGCGTGGCCGAACTGTTCTCGCGGAATTTGGCGTCGGCGAGGAAGGAATTCATTTCTTCCAGCAACGCCGTGCGTCCGGCGCGCACTGCCGCTTCATCGGCGCTGACGTTCGATGCCGTGGCATACGCGTCCGCGAGGCCGCTCAAGTCCACTTCGACGCCGCGGCGCTTTGCGTCCGCAGCCAATTCACCTTCGAATCGAGCAACCAGGTCGCCATTCGGCCGCGTCGCCTCGGCGGCCGCGATCTCCGCTTCCAGCTTTTCCGTCTCCGCCCGAAACTGCGTCGTCTCCTCCGCGTTCAAGCGCCAGTCGATGAACTTAGTGTCGATATCGCGCATTTCGCGCTGATAGCTCTTCCACTCGCGATTGTGATCCGCCGCGAGCATCCAGATCGTGGCGCCCAACAGCACCACCGCCGACACGCCGAATACGACGTGCATCAGCTTCAGGTCGCGGGCAATCGATTCTGTCGAGGGCATGGGGAGGGGGTGGAGTAGTAAAGGAGTAAAGGAGAATAGGAGTAAAGGAGAACAGAACTAAAGGAGGACGAGGTGAACTGGAGCAAACGTCTGCGATTTGAGACTTCTCTACTCCCTCTCTCCCTTACTCCTCTCGTCTACTCCCCCTCCTCCTAAAAATTCAAGAAGTATTCCGGAATGCTAATGATGTACTTCAGGTTGAAGCTCCAGCGCAGCACCATCTTCAAGGGGAGCGCGATCATCAACAGCAGCAGGTTGCTCATCAGCATGTAACGCACGAAACCCATCTTCACGAACATCTTCCGGAACACCGTGGCGGCCATCAGCGGCGGCAGCGCGGCCACATAGCCGATGACCAGCACGAAGCCCAGCCATTCGCGTTGCAGGATGTACCACAGCTTCATCATGGCGCCGGAACCCGAGGGCGCCGTCGGCAGCCCCTGGCCCATCACCTTGATCCAGAAAATATCCGAAAGGTTGATATTGTTCAGGGCTTCCACCTTGTGTGAATCCCAGAATTCATACGGCCCGAAGAAGTTCCAATTCGGCCCGCGCAGGAACGTCCCCAGCACGATCAGCGTGATCCAGAGATCAAGAAAGCCGATCTGAAACACGAGATAGCTGAACGGCCGCTGCGCGATCGTGTAGTAGCCGTTCCCCTTCTTGTTGTAATCCAGGAAGGGAATCAAGATCAGCCCGCCGATGACCATGCTCGGCAGCACCACGCCGGCCCACCACGGATCGTAGTAGACGAGCATTTCCTGCAGGCCGAGGAAGTACCACGGCGCCTTCGACGGGTTCGGCGTCTTCACCGCGCTGGCGGCTTCTTCCAACGGGGCTTGCAGCAAAATCGCCCAGATCATC comes from Planctomycetia bacterium and encodes:
- a CDS encoding PDZ domain-containing protein, coding for MPSTESIARDLKLMHVVFGVSAVVLLGATIWMLAADHNREWKSYQREMRDIDTKFIDWRLNAEETTQFRAETEKLEAEIAAAEATRPNGDLVARFEGELAADAKRRGVEVDLSGLADAYATASNVSADEAAVRAGRTALLEEMNSFLADAKFRENSSATRLKVEKSLLDKVRSDYDLGVHNGLPATEQEQRQKEVNRVKAVAAELTLASEAAKTHRLALEKIITEINAPVIAAEKKLDDHLGSIKRLQDSAYERAANPGKSLLEMPILDAFMGPLKPDQIWLPKLTINNNFRDVARFDRCTTCHQAIDKTAPGTASDPAYPLEHLMTVTLATPATPPTAEASAAPAAETSETSASPAEPAAGATKEPPATELTEADKLRVTYGMQVAQEGARPGDVTISVVWSETPAAAAGLEPGDVIAKIDDASITQRTDGVARLIGGSVSWGKPLELTIKRGMPQPYASHPRLDLFVGPGSPHKRGEMGCTICHD